A window from Shewanella livingstonensis encodes these proteins:
- the ybeY gene encoding rRNA maturation RNase YbeY, whose amino-acid sequence MSQQEISLDLDLQIAVDNVNLPTQTQFETWVRTAIGQTMPIVELTIRIVEVVESQQLNLTYRGKDKPTNVLSFPFEAPPEVELPLLGDLVICAQVVEQEAIEQNKPLNAHWAHMVIHGCLHLLGYDHIIDQEADEMESLETQLVEGLGFTNPYKEA is encoded by the coding sequence ATGAGCCAGCAAGAAATATCACTCGACCTCGACCTACAAATTGCCGTCGATAACGTAAATTTACCGACGCAAACACAGTTTGAAACCTGGGTGCGCACCGCTATTGGTCAGACAATGCCTATCGTCGAGTTAACTATTCGTATTGTTGAGGTTGTAGAAAGCCAGCAACTCAATTTAACTTATCGTGGTAAAGACAAACCGACTAATGTGTTGTCATTTCCATTTGAAGCACCACCTGAAGTTGAATTGCCTTTATTAGGTGACCTCGTTATCTGCGCGCAAGTGGTGGAACAAGAAGCCATTGAGCAAAATAAACCGCTAAACGCACACTGGGCACACATGGTCATACACGGCTGCTTGCATTTGCTCGGCTATGACCATATTATCGACCAGGAAGCCGATGAGATGGAGTCATTAGAGACCCAACTTGTTGAAGGCTTAGGTTTTACAAATCCCTATAAGGAAGCATAA
- the ychF gene encoding redox-regulated ATPase YchF, which translates to MGFKCGIVGLPNVGKSTLFNALTQAGIEAANFPFCTIEPNTGVVPVPDSRLDALAAIVKPQRILPTSMEFVDIAGLVAGASKGEGLGNKFLANIRETDAIGHVVRCFEDPNIVHVANKIDPAGDIEVINTELALADLDACERAIFRQAKRAKGGDADAKFEVAVLEKMRPLLDEAKMLRSLDLTKEELAAVAYLNFLTLKPTMYIANVAEDGFENNPHLDVVRAIAATENAVVVPVCAAIESELAEMEADDRDEFMADLGIEESGLDRVIRAGYELLNLQTYFTAGVKEVRAWTVPIGASAPQAAGVIHTDFERGFIRAQVMAYQDFITYKGEAGAKDAGKLRVEGKTYIVKDGDVMHFLFNV; encoded by the coding sequence ATGGGTTTTAAATGCGGCATTGTTGGTCTTCCAAACGTAGGTAAGTCAACGTTGTTTAATGCGTTAACACAAGCCGGTATTGAAGCGGCAAACTTTCCGTTTTGTACTATTGAGCCAAACACCGGCGTGGTACCTGTACCAGACTCACGTCTTGACGCGTTAGCAGCTATTGTTAAACCGCAACGCATTTTACCGACTTCTATGGAGTTCGTTGACATCGCTGGTTTAGTGGCAGGCGCTTCTAAAGGTGAAGGTCTAGGTAACAAGTTTTTAGCTAACATTCGTGAAACCGATGCTATTGGTCATGTTGTGCGTTGCTTTGAAGATCCGAACATTGTTCATGTTGCTAACAAAATTGACCCAGCGGGCGATATTGAAGTGATTAATACTGAATTAGCCCTAGCGGATCTAGACGCCTGTGAACGCGCTATATTTCGTCAAGCTAAACGCGCTAAAGGCGGCGATGCTGATGCAAAATTTGAAGTGGCTGTGCTTGAGAAAATGCGTCCATTGCTAGACGAAGCTAAAATGCTACGTTCATTAGACTTAACTAAAGAAGAATTAGCTGCAGTTGCGTACTTAAATTTCTTAACATTAAAGCCAACAATGTACATTGCTAACGTGGCTGAAGATGGTTTTGAAAATAACCCTCATCTTGATGTTGTGCGCGCCATAGCTGCAACCGAAAATGCTGTTGTTGTGCCTGTATGCGCTGCAATTGAGTCAGAATTGGCCGAGATGGAAGCGGATGACCGTGACGAGTTTATGGCCGATTTAGGCATAGAAGAGTCTGGTTTAGATCGCGTGATCCGTGCTGGGTATGAATTATTAAATCTGCAAACTTATTTTACGGCGGGTGTAAAAGAAGTACGTGCATGGACAGTGCCTATTGGTGCATCTGCGCCACAAGCGGCAGGCGTAATCCACACCGATTTTGAACGTGGTTTTATTCGTGCACAGGTTATGGCATATCAAGATTTTATTACCTACAAGGGTGAAGCTGGCGCTAAAGATGCTGGTAAATTACGTGTAGAAGGTAAAACATACATCGTTAAAGACGGTGATGTAATGCATTTCTTATTTAACGTATAA
- a CDS encoding PhoH family protein, protein MTTKVTTMNVYLEPADTRRLVSLCGPFDDNIKQLERRLGVEIVHKDNHFTIVGLPRNALNANNLLRQLYIETQTVKGSTPDLEPEVIHLAIQEAINLEAQQDNNDTSIHIKTKRGVIKPRTPNQSVYMHNITRHDISFGIGPAGTGKTYLAVAAAVDAYERQEVRRILLTRPAVEAGEKLGFLPGDLSQKVDPYLRPLYDALFEMMGFEKVEKLIERGVIEVAPLAYMRGRTLNDAFIILDEAQNTTVEQMKMFLTRIGFNSRAVITGDITQIDLPRSQKSGLRHAIEVLSEVSEISFNFFVAQDVVRHPVVARIVEAYEAFEQQEQIEKAAKDQAYREREQKRQLLEKEATPQ, encoded by the coding sequence TTGACCACTAAAGTTACCACCATGAATGTGTATCTTGAACCTGCAGATACTCGTCGCCTCGTTTCATTATGTGGCCCATTTGATGACAACATCAAACAACTTGAACGCCGATTAGGTGTTGAGATTGTCCATAAAGACAACCATTTTACGATTGTCGGCTTGCCACGAAATGCACTCAATGCCAATAACTTATTACGTCAGTTATACATTGAAACCCAAACCGTAAAAGGCAGCACACCGGATCTAGAACCAGAAGTTATTCATCTCGCGATTCAAGAAGCCATTAACCTTGAAGCACAACAAGACAATAACGACACGAGCATTCATATAAAAACCAAGCGTGGTGTCATTAAACCTCGTACACCTAATCAAAGTGTGTACATGCATAACATTACTCGTCACGACATTAGTTTTGGTATTGGCCCAGCGGGTACCGGTAAAACTTACCTTGCCGTTGCTGCGGCAGTTGATGCCTACGAACGCCAGGAAGTACGCCGCATTCTATTAACTCGTCCTGCGGTTGAAGCTGGCGAGAAACTCGGTTTTTTACCGGGCGATTTAAGCCAAAAAGTCGATCCCTATTTACGCCCACTTTATGATGCCTTGTTTGAGATGATGGGGTTTGAGAAAGTTGAAAAACTCATTGAACGCGGCGTAATTGAAGTCGCCCCGCTCGCTTACATGCGTGGCCGGACGCTCAACGATGCTTTCATTATTTTAGATGAAGCCCAAAACACCACAGTTGAACAAATGAAAATGTTCTTAACCCGTATTGGGTTTAATTCTCGTGCGGTGATCACTGGCGACATTACTCAAATTGATTTACCTCGTAGCCAAAAGTCAGGTTTGCGCCACGCAATTGAGGTGCTTAGTGAAGTATCTGAAATCAGCTTTAACTTCTTTGTTGCCCAAGATGTAGTTCGTCATCCTGTGGTCGCTCGAATTGTTGAAGCCTATGAAGCATTTGAGCAACAAGAACAAATCGAAAAAGCCGCGAAAGATCAAGCCTATCGCGAACGAGAACAGAAACGCCAGTTACTTGAAAAAGAGGCTACCCCTCAATGA
- the ispE gene encoding 4-(cytidine 5'-diphospho)-2-C-methyl-D-erythritol kinase, whose amino-acid sequence MKSTNSRKLMTSPSWPAPAKLNLFLHVTGQRDDGYHELQTLFQFIDHCDYLDFHITNTSDLILHSTISDSVADSDNLILKAAKSLKRYTQYEGGAHIWLDKLLPMGGGLGGGSSDAATTLVALNALWKTNVPPSKLAEIGLALGADVPVFINGLSAFAEGVGDKLIAVQPTELWYLVIVPDVHVSTKDIFQHPDLPRNTPKLDMSRLMTQQWSNDCQKLVTTKHPQVANALSWLVEYAPSRMTGTGACVFGEFTHSQQALDALAKLPADMRGFVAKGMNKSPLAIRLEQL is encoded by the coding sequence ATGAAATCAACAAACTCACGTAAATTAATGACATCACCAAGTTGGCCTGCTCCAGCAAAACTGAATTTATTTTTGCATGTTACTGGCCAACGAGATGATGGTTATCATGAATTACAGACATTGTTTCAATTTATTGACCATTGCGATTACCTTGATTTTCACATTACCAATACCTCAGATTTAATTTTACATTCTACGATCTCCGATTCTGTCGCTGACAGCGATAACTTAATTCTTAAAGCCGCAAAGTCACTTAAGCGTTACACCCAATATGAGGGTGGCGCGCATATTTGGTTAGACAAATTACTGCCTATGGGTGGAGGTTTAGGCGGTGGTTCATCTGATGCTGCAACCACATTAGTGGCGTTAAATGCCTTATGGAAAACCAATGTACCACCCAGTAAATTGGCTGAAATAGGCTTAGCATTAGGAGCGGATGTTCCTGTTTTTATTAATGGTTTATCCGCATTTGCCGAGGGTGTGGGTGATAAGTTAATCGCCGTACAACCTACAGAGTTGTGGTACTTAGTCATTGTTCCAGATGTGCATGTGTCAACTAAAGATATTTTTCAACATCCTGATCTGCCACGCAACACACCTAAATTAGACATGAGTCGCTTAATGACCCAGCAATGGAGTAATGATTGTCAAAAACTGGTCACAACTAAGCACCCTCAAGTTGCCAATGCCTTAAGCTGGCTGGTAGAATATGCGCCGTCGAGAATGACCGGAACAGGCGCATGTGTGTTCGGGGAATTTACACATTCGCAACAAGCACTTGACGCTTTAGCCAAATTACCGGCTGATATGCGAGGGTTTGTTGCAAAAGGGATGAATAAGTCGCCATTAGCAATACGGCTTGAACAACTCTAA
- a CDS encoding FAD-dependent monooxygenase — translation MQDASFTSTNSPSHARHYDVVVVGGGMVGAAAAIGLGQLGLSVAVIESRQPQPYDVEQPLDVRVSAVSVASEQLLTRLGAMDELLSMRHAPYTGLETWELDGCLTAFSAEQVGQSHLGYFFENRLIQLSLWQQLRSMDNVALLCPHKVMQFSRLSDNHQVTILLDNGATLSTKLLIGADGANSQVRQWAGIGVTGWDYAQSAMLINITTQTPQQSVTWQQFTPAGPRSLLPLPGNHASLVWYDDANRIKQLSQLNDVQLAEQIKQHFPPRLDPDFTVDNRGSFTLTRRHAQQYYQDNLVIIGDAAHTINPLAGQGVNIGFKDVDVLVAQIANAMGSGDTWWDTRVLKRYQQARYYDNQLMMTAMDAFYASFSNNLLPLKLLRNGALKLANIDSPLKRKVLKYALGLN, via the coding sequence ATGCAAGATGCTTCATTCACATCAACCAATTCCCCTAGTCATGCTCGTCATTATGATGTTGTCGTTGTGGGCGGCGGAATGGTCGGTGCAGCAGCAGCGATTGGGTTAGGTCAATTAGGCTTAAGTGTTGCGGTTATAGAGTCTCGCCAACCGCAGCCTTATGATGTAGAACAGCCTTTAGATGTTCGAGTTTCAGCCGTCAGTGTGGCATCTGAACAATTGTTAACCCGTTTGGGCGCCATGGATGAACTGCTTTCTATGCGTCATGCTCCTTACACAGGCCTAGAAACATGGGAGCTCGACGGTTGCCTTACTGCATTTAGCGCTGAACAAGTTGGTCAATCGCACTTAGGTTACTTTTTTGAAAACCGGTTAATTCAGCTCAGTTTATGGCAACAACTGCGTAGCATGGATAATGTGGCCTTATTATGCCCGCATAAAGTGATGCAGTTTTCACGTTTAAGTGACAATCATCAAGTTACCATTTTGCTTGATAATGGCGCTACACTTTCGACCAAACTCCTTATTGGTGCAGATGGTGCTAATTCGCAAGTACGCCAGTGGGCTGGCATTGGCGTCACCGGATGGGATTATGCTCAATCGGCGATGTTAATTAATATTACTACGCAAACACCACAGCAGTCAGTTACCTGGCAGCAATTTACGCCAGCAGGCCCTAGAAGCTTATTACCACTGCCAGGGAATCACGCTTCATTAGTGTGGTATGACGATGCTAATCGAATTAAACAGTTATCCCAGCTTAATGATGTGCAATTAGCTGAACAAATTAAACAGCATTTTCCGCCTCGTTTAGATCCAGATTTTACGGTTGATAATCGTGGTAGTTTTACCTTAACTCGACGACATGCACAGCAATACTATCAAGATAACTTAGTGATTATTGGTGATGCTGCCCACACTATTAATCCTTTAGCTGGCCAAGGGGTCAATATTGGTTTTAAAGATGTCGATGTGCTGGTGGCCCAAATTGCTAATGCTATGGGCAGTGGTGACACATGGTGGGACACTCGTGTGCTTAAGCGTTATCAGCAAGCACGTTATTACGACAATCAGCTAATGATGACCGCGATGGATGCATTTTATGCGAGTTTTAGTAATAATTTACTGCCATTAAAACTACTGCGCAACGGCGCACTGAAATTGGCAAACATAGATTCACCGTTAAAGCGCAAAGTACTCAAATATGCTCTTGGACTGAATTAA
- a CDS encoding ribose-phosphate pyrophosphokinase: MPDIKLFAGNATPNLAAKIAERLFCKLGDAVVGRFSDGEISVQINENVRGADVFIIQSTCAPTNDNLMELIVMVDALRRASAGRITAVIPYFGYARQDRRVRSARVPITAKVVADFLSSVGVDRVLTCDLHAEQIQGFFDVPVDNVFGSPVLLEDMLSRKFDNPVVVSPDIGGVVRARAIAKLLDDTDLAIIDKRRPQANVAQVMHIIGDVQGRDCIIVDDMIDTGGTLCKAAEALKEHGANRVFAYATHPVFSGNAAENIANSVIDEVIVTDTVPLSPEMLKVTKVTQLTMSALLAEAIRRVSNEESISAMFRH; encoded by the coding sequence GTGCCCGACATCAAGCTCTTTGCTGGTAACGCTACCCCAAATTTAGCTGCTAAGATTGCCGAACGTTTATTTTGCAAACTTGGCGATGCAGTTGTAGGCCGTTTCAGCGACGGTGAAATCAGTGTTCAAATAAACGAGAATGTACGTGGTGCGGATGTGTTCATTATCCAATCTACTTGCGCACCAACTAACGATAATCTCATGGAGCTTATTGTAATGGTTGACGCGTTACGCCGTGCATCAGCGGGTCGTATTACTGCCGTTATTCCGTACTTTGGATATGCTCGCCAAGATCGCCGTGTACGCAGTGCACGTGTGCCTATTACCGCAAAAGTGGTTGCAGATTTCTTGTCAAGCGTGGGTGTTGACCGCGTATTGACCTGTGATTTACACGCTGAGCAAATTCAAGGTTTCTTTGATGTCCCGGTTGATAACGTATTCGGTAGCCCTGTGTTACTTGAAGACATGCTCTCCCGGAAATTTGATAACCCTGTTGTTGTGTCTCCTGATATAGGCGGCGTAGTTCGCGCTCGTGCCATTGCCAAGTTATTAGATGATACTGACCTGGCTATTATCGATAAGCGTCGTCCACAAGCCAACGTTGCCCAGGTAATGCATATTATTGGTGATGTTCAAGGCCGTGATTGCATCATTGTTGATGACATGATCGACACTGGTGGCACCTTATGTAAAGCTGCTGAAGCATTAAAAGAACATGGCGCTAATCGTGTGTTCGCTTATGCTACTCATCCTGTATTCTCAGGTAATGCAGCTGAAAATATTGCCAATTCTGTTATCGATGAAGTTATCGTGACAGACACAGTGCCATTAAGCCCAGAAATGCTAAAAGTGACCAAAGTGACTCAACTCACTATGTCAGCGCTATTAGCAGAAGCTATTCGTCGCGTTAGCAACGAAGAGTCAATCTCTGCAATGTTTCGCCACTAA
- the corC gene encoding CNNM family magnesium/cobalt transport protein CorC (CorC(YbeX) belongs to the Cyclin M Mg2+ Exporter (CNNM) family, and was characterized as belonging to a set of three proteins, at least one of which must be present for CorA to function.) encodes MSDDIPPSTNAHKKSWFDKINQLFQGEPQNREDLVDVIAGAEMRDLITEDTREMIKGVLEVSDLRVRDIMIPRSQIVTIQIDSTVDEFLEIVMDSGHSRFPVVNEDKDHIEGILLAKDLLKYGFKQSDAPLTLAQVIRPAVVVPESKRVDVLLKEFRSQRYHMAIVVDEYGGVSGLVTIEDILEEIVGEIEDEFDHNSVEDTEIKKLSNTVFMVKALTEIEDFNEACGTHFSDEEFDTVGGMVSHAFGHLPERNESIVISNIEFKVINADNRRLVQLRVKLPDPNISEEFDD; translated from the coding sequence ATGAGTGACGATATCCCCCCGAGTACAAACGCCCACAAGAAAAGCTGGTTCGATAAAATTAACCAATTATTTCAGGGCGAACCTCAAAATCGCGAAGATTTAGTTGATGTAATTGCAGGTGCCGAAATGCGCGACCTCATTACAGAAGACACACGCGAAATGATTAAAGGTGTATTAGAGGTTTCCGACCTTCGCGTGCGCGACATCATGATCCCAAGATCGCAAATTGTTACCATTCAAATAGACTCGACCGTCGATGAGTTTTTAGAAATCGTCATGGATTCTGGTCACTCTCGCTTCCCCGTTGTTAATGAAGACAAAGATCATATTGAAGGCATTTTACTGGCCAAAGACTTGCTCAAATATGGCTTTAAACAATCTGATGCCCCCTTGACGCTTGCCCAAGTCATACGACCTGCTGTTGTTGTACCAGAAAGCAAACGCGTCGATGTTCTACTTAAAGAATTCCGCTCACAACGCTACCATATGGCAATAGTTGTCGATGAATATGGCGGTGTATCAGGCTTAGTCACTATTGAAGATATTCTCGAAGAGATTGTCGGTGAAATAGAAGATGAATTTGATCACAACTCAGTTGAAGACACTGAAATTAAAAAACTCAGTAACACTGTCTTTATGGTCAAAGCTCTCACTGAAATAGAAGATTTTAACGAAGCGTGTGGCACCCACTTTAGCGATGAAGAATTCGATACGGTTGGGGGAATGGTGTCACATGCATTCGGTCACTTACCTGAACGTAATGAAAGCATCGTTATTAGTAATATTGAGTTCAAAGTCATTAATGCGGATAACCGCCGCTTGGTGCAACTTCGTGTTAAACTGCCCGACCCTAATATCAGTGAAGAATTCGACGACTAA
- the lolB gene encoding lipoprotein insertase outer membrane protein LolB: protein MRLSASLFHIVTISVLFLLAGCSVTPSEDFTPINVTNAAQAKAWELQGKIAVKTAEEKFSTNLYWLHQPSANDLRLTTVLGTTVLTLKTNQGMATLDVDGKTYRDSNAQDLLTGISGWSIPLDSLPLWITGQIGSNDKIVSYNPDGTIKQLISHDAQANWSVSFISWQQQGGALVPKLLKIEREDVQIKIQTNQWTAVKSKAK from the coding sequence TTGCGTTTATCTGCCTCTTTATTCCATATCGTTACCATTTCCGTGTTGTTTTTATTAGCCGGTTGTAGTGTTACTCCATCTGAAGATTTTACGCCTATCAATGTGACCAATGCCGCTCAAGCTAAAGCATGGGAACTACAAGGCAAAATTGCCGTCAAAACAGCTGAAGAAAAATTTAGTACCAATCTATATTGGCTACATCAACCCAGCGCCAATGATTTACGTTTAACAACCGTATTAGGCACCACAGTATTAACCCTTAAGACCAACCAAGGTATGGCGACACTTGACGTTGACGGCAAAACCTATCGCGACAGCAACGCCCAGGATTTATTAACCGGCATTAGCGGCTGGTCAATACCTTTGGACAGCTTACCTTTATGGATCACCGGCCAAATTGGCAGCAATGATAAAATTGTCAGCTATAATCCTGATGGCACAATTAAACAATTAATCAGCCACGACGCCCAAGCAAATTGGTCAGTCAGTTTTATCAGTTGGCAACAACAAGGCGGCGCACTTGTGCCTAAGCTATTGAAAATTGAACGTGAAGATGTGCAAATAAAAATTCAAACTAATCAATGGACAGCGGTAAAATCCAAAGCAAAGTAG
- the pth gene encoding aminoacyl-tRNA hydrolase — translation MSNIKLIVGLANPGAEYAQTRHNAGAWYVQELARICNVQLVPESKYFGVSARAILHGKDVRLLIPTTYMNLSGKSVAALANFFRILPEEILVAHDELDMDPGVAKFKLGGGHGGHNGLKDIIASLGNDKNFHRLRIGIGHPGDKNKVSGYVLGRAPAVEQERIIAAIDEAVRSTEILFNQDMAKAMHRLHSFKAE, via the coding sequence ATGAGTAACATTAAATTGATTGTTGGGTTGGCAAACCCAGGTGCTGAATACGCACAAACTCGCCATAATGCTGGTGCGTGGTATGTGCAGGAGCTGGCTCGTATTTGCAATGTTCAATTAGTACCAGAGAGTAAATACTTTGGCGTTAGCGCACGGGCTATTTTACATGGCAAAGATGTGCGGTTGTTGATCCCAACAACTTACATGAATTTAAGCGGAAAGTCTGTGGCTGCATTAGCCAACTTTTTCCGCATTCTGCCTGAAGAAATATTAGTCGCCCATGATGAACTCGATATGGACCCTGGGGTGGCTAAATTTAAACTAGGTGGTGGCCATGGTGGCCATAATGGCTTAAAAGACATTATCGCTAGTTTAGGCAACGACAAGAACTTTCATCGCTTGCGCATTGGTATTGGTCATCCAGGTGATAAAAATAAAGTTAGTGGCTATGTTCTGGGCAGGGCACCAGCAGTAGAACAAGAACGAATAATCGCTGCGATAGATGAAGCCGTTCGTTCCACCGAGATTTTATTTAACCAAGACATGGCGAAAGCTATGCACAGATTACATTCGTTCAAAGCAGAATAA
- a CDS encoding patatin-like phospholipase family protein, with product MNIPTSTPPINPYDASRAKMALIAEGGGQRGIFTAGVLDAWLDNDFDPFDLFIGTSAGSQNLTSFLSRQKGYAKRLIRGLSRHKRFYQLGRGLVGGNVVDLDWYFDKTTQGSFALDFSAAAKSLGQRELLITATNSRDRQGYFIRPNGDNDHWRELLKASSALPFLYKQGVKLAPWLTASAANQAEVSDDYPQEDFYLDGGLAAPLPVREAYNRGARKIVVIRTVNADFHAQSAWVHKLKSWICVSGYCPKTIDYLVQHEQAYQQELAFIANPPEDVEIIQIFADDNLQSKLLGSTDVDLRHDYRSGITAGKAFLHNQQAFYATHPLHQLDKRHSFTVRQEMTA from the coding sequence ATGAACATCCCAACATCAACACCACCAATTAATCCTTATGATGCATCACGTGCCAAAATGGCGCTTATTGCGGAAGGTGGTGGTCAGCGAGGGATATTCACCGCTGGTGTATTAGATGCGTGGTTAGATAATGATTTTGATCCCTTCGACTTATTTATCGGCACGTCTGCTGGTTCACAAAATCTCACTAGCTTTCTCTCCCGTCAAAAAGGTTATGCTAAACGATTAATTCGTGGGCTATCACGTCATAAGCGTTTTTACCAATTGGGCCGAGGATTAGTTGGCGGCAATGTTGTCGATTTAGACTGGTACTTTGATAAAACCACTCAAGGGAGTTTTGCTTTAGACTTTTCCGCCGCCGCAAAGTCATTAGGACAACGTGAATTATTGATTACGGCAACGAATTCACGCGATAGACAAGGCTATTTTATACGCCCCAATGGTGATAATGATCACTGGCGCGAATTACTTAAAGCCTCAAGTGCTTTACCGTTTTTGTATAAACAAGGGGTTAAGCTTGCACCCTGGTTAACCGCTAGTGCAGCTAATCAAGCGGAAGTCAGTGATGACTACCCTCAAGAGGATTTTTACCTTGACGGTGGACTAGCTGCGCCATTGCCGGTTCGTGAAGCGTATAACCGTGGTGCTCGAAAAATAGTGGTCATTCGCACCGTTAATGCAGATTTTCATGCTCAATCTGCTTGGGTGCATAAATTAAAGTCATGGATTTGTGTGTCAGGTTATTGTCCCAAAACCATTGATTACTTGGTTCAGCATGAACAAGCTTACCAACAAGAACTCGCTTTTATCGCTAATCCACCTGAAGATGTCGAGATCATTCAAATTTTTGCTGATGATAATCTCCAAAGTAAATTATTAGGCAGTACTGATGTCGATTTACGTCATGACTATAGAAGCGGTATTACTGCCGGTAAGGCTTTTTTACATAACCAACAAGCATTTTATGCCACGCATCCACTGCATCAGCTAGATAAACGGCACTCATTTACTGTCAGACAAGAAATGACCGCTTAA
- the miaB gene encoding tRNA (N6-isopentenyl adenosine(37)-C2)-methylthiotransferase MiaB: MSKKLHIKTWGCQMNEYDSSKMADLLDDYQGYTLTDDASEADVLLLNTCSIREKAQEKVFHQLGRWKSLKDKNPNLIIGVGGCVASQEGKAIKDRAQCVDIIFGPQTLHRLPEMIDQIQRGEKVVIDISFPEIEKFDRLPEPRADGPTAFVSIMEGCSKYCSFCVVPYTRGEEVSRPLDDVILEVAQLAAQGVREVNLLGQNVNAYRGATHDDEICTFAELLRLVASIDGIDRLRFTTSHPIEFSQDIIDVYEDTPELVSFLHLPVQSGSDRILTQMKRGHMAIEYKSIIRRLRKARPDIQISSDFIIGFPGESKQDFADTMKLIEDVGFDHSFSFIYSARPGTPAADLPDDVSEEEKKQRLAILQERITQQAMRYSRHMLGSVQRILVEGPSVKNPMELRGRTENSRVVNFEAAHTHIGSFVDVKIVDVYTNSLRGEFVRGEDEMDLRRSLQPADIMAKHKQDDALGVTHFKP, translated from the coding sequence ATGAGTAAAAAACTTCATATTAAAACCTGGGGCTGTCAAATGAATGAGTACGACTCATCAAAGATGGCTGATTTATTAGACGACTATCAAGGATATACCTTGACCGATGATGCAAGCGAAGCAGATGTACTGCTGCTTAATACTTGCTCTATTCGTGAAAAAGCACAGGAGAAGGTTTTCCATCAGCTAGGACGTTGGAAATCTTTAAAAGATAAAAATCCTAATTTAATTATTGGGGTGGGTGGTTGTGTTGCCTCGCAAGAAGGTAAAGCGATTAAAGATCGCGCTCAATGCGTTGATATTATCTTTGGCCCACAAACGCTGCACCGTTTACCTGAGATGATTGACCAGATCCAACGTGGCGAAAAAGTCGTTATCGACATCAGTTTTCCAGAAATTGAAAAATTCGATCGTCTTCCTGAGCCTCGCGCTGACGGTCCAACGGCATTCGTGTCTATTATGGAAGGTTGCAGTAAATACTGCTCTTTCTGTGTAGTGCCATACACCCGTGGTGAAGAAGTCAGCCGTCCATTGGATGACGTTATTCTTGAAGTGGCTCAATTAGCCGCTCAAGGCGTACGTGAAGTCAATTTACTTGGCCAAAACGTTAACGCTTACCGCGGTGCAACCCATGATGATGAAATTTGCACCTTTGCGGAACTGTTACGCTTAGTCGCATCAATTGACGGCATCGATCGCCTGCGTTTTACCACCAGCCACCCTATTGAATTTAGCCAAGATATTATCGATGTATATGAAGACACCCCAGAATTGGTGAGCTTCCTGCATTTACCGGTACAATCAGGTTCAGATCGTATTTTGACCCAAATGAAACGCGGTCACATGGCGATTGAGTACAAGTCGATTATTCGTCGTCTGCGTAAAGCACGTCCTGATATTCAAATCAGTTCAGACTTTATTATTGGTTTCCCTGGTGAATCTAAACAAGATTTCGCTGATACCATGAAGTTGATAGAAGATGTTGGCTTTGACCACAGCTTTAGCTTTATCTACAGTGCACGTCCAGGTACACCTGCGGCCGACTTGCCAGATGATGTTAGCGAAGAAGAAAAGAAACAACGTTTAGCCATTTTACAAGAGCGTATTACGCAACAAGCAATGCGTTATAGCCGTCATATGTTAGGCTCGGTTCAACGTATTTTAGTCGAAGGTCCATCGGTAAAGAATCCAATGGAGCTTCGTGGTCGTACTGAAAACAGTCGAGTCGTTAATTTTGAAGCTGCCCATACTCATATCGGCAGCTTTGTTGATGTGAAAATTGTTGATGTGTATACCAACTCATTACGCGGTGAATTTGTCCGTGGTGAAGATGAAATGGATTTACGTCGCAGTTTACAACCCGCTGATATTATGGCTAAACACAAGCAAGATGACGCCTTAGGTGTTACCCACTTTAAGCCGTAA